One genomic window of Bacteroidales bacterium includes the following:
- a CDS encoding prephenate dehydratase — MEQKRSQKPIVQIAIQGGEASFHEIASRKYFNNGITIQPCDTFEAIIDSLVFETSVYGCFAIENTVAGSILQNYTLIKENPVEIVGEVYLRITQNLLALSGQRIEDIREVHSHHMAIAQCRLFFKDFPWIKLVESVDTAISAREISEGGITGRGAIASHLAAETFHLDVLAEGIETNKRNFTRFLILAKKGTQIKRSQEPDKASLCFSLLHQTGSLAKILSVIAFYDINLTKIQSLPILGREWQYFFYVDVAFTDYNRYRQCLSAIEPLVDDMHILGEYTHGADTFETIHQKQSI; from the coding sequence ATGGAACAAAAAAGAAGTCAGAAACCAATCGTTCAGATCGCCATCCAGGGCGGAGAAGCCTCTTTTCATGAGATCGCTTCCAGAAAGTACTTCAATAATGGAATCACTATTCAGCCCTGCGACACATTTGAAGCAATTATTGACTCCCTTGTTTTTGAAACATCGGTTTATGGTTGCTTTGCCATCGAAAATACGGTGGCGGGAAGTATCCTTCAAAACTATACCCTGATAAAGGAAAACCCGGTCGAAATCGTCGGCGAAGTTTACCTTAGGATTACCCAGAACCTGCTTGCCCTGTCCGGACAAAGGATTGAAGACATCAGGGAAGTTCATTCGCACCACATGGCCATTGCACAATGCCGGTTGTTTTTTAAAGATTTTCCGTGGATAAAACTTGTGGAATCGGTGGACACAGCCATCAGTGCCCGTGAGATCAGCGAGGGAGGTATAACTGGCAGGGGCGCTATTGCCAGCCACCTTGCAGCAGAAACATTCCATCTCGATGTCCTGGCAGAAGGGATTGAAACCAACAAAAGAAATTTTACCCGTTTTCTGATTCTGGCTAAGAAAGGTACTCAAATCAAGCGTAGCCAGGAACCTGATAAAGCATCGCTATGTTTCAGTTTATTGCATCAAACCGGCAGCCTGGCCAAAATCCTGAGTGTCATCGCCTTTTATGATATCAACCTGACCAAGATTCAGTCGCTTCCAATCCTTGGCCGTGAGTGGCAATATTTCTTTTATGTGGATGTGGCTTTTACCGATTACAACCGTTACCGGCAATGTCTTTCTGCCATCGAACCTCTGGTTGACGACATGCACATCCTCGGGGAATATACTCATGGCGCGGATACTTTCGAAACAATTCACCAAAAACAGTCAATATGA